In the genome of Tsukamurella paurometabola DSM 20162, the window CTCGACGCCGAGTACGACGACGAGGGCAACGTCACCAAGCCCGGCCAGGACTACTACGTCAAGCCGATGAACTGCCCGATGCACAATCTGATCTTCGACGCCCGCGGCCGGTCGTACCGGGAACTGCCGTTGCGGCTCTTCGAGTTCGGCTCCGTCTACCGGTATGAGAAGTCCGGGGTGATTCACGGCCTGACTCGGGTGCGCGGAATGACTCAGGACGATGCGCACATCTACTGCACTAAGGAGCAGATGCATGGCGAACTCACCACGACCTTGAAGTTCGTGCTGTCGCTGCTCAAGGACTACGGCCTCGATGACTTCTACCTGGAGCTGTCGACCAAGAATCCCGAGAAGTACGTTGGCGACGACGACGTCTGGGAAGAAGCCACCAAGACCTTGCAGCAGGTTGCCGAAGCCTCGGGCCTCGACCTGGTACCCGATCCGGGCGGCGCCGCCTTCTACGGGCCGAAGATCTCGGTGCAGGCGAAGGACGCCCTGGGGCGTACCTGGCAGATGTCGACGATCCAGCTCGACTTCAACCTGCCCGAGCGGTTCGAGCTCGAGTACACCGCGCCGGACGGCACCAAACAGCGTCCGGTGATGATCCACCGCGCTCTGTTCGGTTCCATCGAGCGGTTCTTCGGTGTGCTCACCGAGCACTACGCGGGTGCGTTCCCGGCGTGGCTGGCACCCGAGCAGGTCGTCGGCATCCCCGTGGCTGAGCAGTTCGGCGATCACTTGGAGACCGTGATCCGCAAACTCCGTGCCGAAGGCATCCGCGCCCACGTCGACCACAGCGACGATCGGATGCAGAAGAAGATCCGCAACCACACCACCCAAAAGGTTCCGTTCATGCTGCTGGCGGGGGAGCGCGATCGCGAAGCCGGTGCCGTCAGCTTCCGGTTCCGCGACGGCACCCAGGTCAACGAGGTCCCCGTCGACGATGCCGTCCAGCGGATCGTGGAGTGGGTGCGCGCGCGTCGCAATGAATCGCCGACGGCCGAGCTGCTGGGCACCGTCGTCACGCCCTGACGGAAACGAACGAGACGGGAGGGGAAACGACATGGTCGACGAATCCAGCGACGCACACCGCGATTTCGGTGTGGGTGACGGCGATGAGAGCATCGAACGGCTGTGGACGCCGTACCGGATGCGATACCTCGTCGACACCCCTCCCGTCCCCGAGGGCAGCACCGCCTTCCTGGAGATCCCCAAGCTGGCCGACGAGGACGGCCTCATCGTTGCCCGCGGCGAACACTGCTACGTGGTGCTGAACCTGTTCCCGTACAACCCGGGTCATTGCATGGTGGTTCCGTATCGTCAGGTCGCCGATCTCGAGGAGCTGACCGACGACGAGGCCTTCGAACTGATCAAGCTCACCCAGAAGACGATCCGAGTGATCAAGCGGATCTCTCGGCCCGCCGCGTTCAACGTGGGCTTCAACCTGGGCCGCTCGGGCGGTGGTTCGATCGCCGAGCACCTGCACCAACACATCGTGCCGCGCTGGCCCGGCGATGCGAACTACATCACGGTGCTCTCGGGCACTAAGGTGATGCCGCAGCTTCTGGGACAGACCCGGGCGCTCATGGCGAAGGCCTGGGAGGAGGTCTAGTGTCTTCGATCTTCAGTCGCGAGGCGGTGTCCAAGGTCACCCTTCCGATCGGAAAGACGCTGATCAAGACGGGCCTGACGCCCGACGCGGTGACTCTGTTCGGGACCGTCTGCTCGGTGACCGCGGCGCTGTGGCTCTTTCCCACCGATCACCTGTTCGCCGGCGCTCTGGTGATCTGGTTCTTCGTCATGTTCGACATGCTCGACGGGGCCATGGCCCGCGCCCGCGGCGGCGGCACCCGGTTCGGTGCATGGCTCGACGCCACCTGCGACCGGATCGCCGACGGTGCGATCTTCGCCGGTCTCGCGTGGTGGGCCGTGTTCACCGAGAACAACCGCTACAACCTGCTGATCGCCACTCTGATCTGCCTGGTCACATCCCAGGTGATCAGCTACGCCAAGGCCCGCGCCGAAGCCTCCGGT includes:
- the thrS gene encoding threonine--tRNA ligase; the protein is MNRSTVSTTFVVPAGIAAGAAMRELDLPNKGPEAVVVVKTTDGTLKDLSWVPETDTEVEAVAANTDDGRNVIRHSAAHVLAQAVQDGFPGTKLGIGPYITDGFYYDFDVAEPFTPEDLKNLEKKMKQIIKAGQKFSRRVYASKDEARAELAGEPYKLELIDDKGAADDSEVMEVGGAELTAYDNLNPRTGERIWGDLCRGPHVPTTKYIPAVKLTRSSAAYWRGDQNNADLQRIYGTAWESPEAQDEYLELLAEAEKRDHRRLGAELDLFSFPDALGSGLPVFHPKGGIIRKELEEYSRQRHVDAGYEFVNTPHLTKSALYEVSGHLDWYKDGMFPAMHLDAEYDDEGNVTKPGQDYYVKPMNCPMHNLIFDARGRSYRELPLRLFEFGSVYRYEKSGVIHGLTRVRGMTQDDAHIYCTKEQMHGELTTTLKFVLSLLKDYGLDDFYLELSTKNPEKYVGDDDVWEEATKTLQQVAEASGLDLVPDPGGAAFYGPKISVQAKDALGRTWQMSTIQLDFNLPERFELEYTAPDGTKQRPVMIHRALFGSIERFFGVLTEHYAGAFPAWLAPEQVVGIPVAEQFGDHLETVIRKLRAEGIRAHVDHSDDRMQKKIRNHTTQKVPFMLLAGERDREAGAVSFRFRDGTQVNEVPVDDAVQRIVEWVRARRNESPTAELLGTVVTP
- the pgsA gene encoding phosphatidylinositol phosphate synthase, with protein sequence MSSIFSREAVSKVTLPIGKTLIKTGLTPDAVTLFGTVCSVTAALWLFPTDHLFAGALVIWFFVMFDMLDGAMARARGGGTRFGAWLDATCDRIADGAIFAGLAWWAVFTENNRYNLLIATLICLVTSQVISYAKARAEASGLKGDGGWIERPERLIIVLVGAGFTGLGLWWAIHIAMWLLAVTSIITVFQRAMSVRHSPGATDLLPLPQAAAQHEGDQA
- a CDS encoding HIT family protein, yielding MVDESSDAHRDFGVGDGDESIERLWTPYRMRYLVDTPPVPEGSTAFLEIPKLADEDGLIVARGEHCYVVLNLFPYNPGHCMVVPYRQVADLEELTDDEAFELIKLTQKTIRVIKRISRPAAFNVGFNLGRSGGGSIAEHLHQHIVPRWPGDANYITVLSGTKVMPQLLGQTRALMAKAWEEV